The nucleotide sequence TGGCACAAAAAGCTATTAACGCAAATGTCGGCTGAAATCCCGCAAGTACGCTGCCCCGTAATCTCACCTGCCAGCCAGGAGCACCTTGATGCCTTCAGAGCTTTCCGTCATCCATTCCGAAACCTTTACACTCACAAAGTGGACCCAGATCGGATATTTCTTCTTGCGGGTGAGCTTCAGGTGACTTGGCAAACAGTGGAGGCTGATTTACTTAATTTCCTAAGTTTTCTAGCAGGACTTGACAATGCCCGTACCACTTGAACACAATCGCGCCTACCATCTCCAACGGCAAGACAACCGCAAAAAGAAAACCGAGCAGAAACGCCAGCGAATTCTTACCAGTTTTGACATTGTAGCAGACATCACACAACAGTTTGGAGCGAAACAAGTTTTTATTTTTGGCTCGGTATTACAACAAAAAAAATTTAATGAACGATCCGACTTGGACATCCTAGTGATAGGCATGCCTCTATCCGGATGGCTTCCAGCACTCTTAGCAATTGAAAAAATTCTAACTCTTTATGATGTCACAGTTGATTTGAAGCGTGCCGAAGAGCTTCCTGATGAACTTGTTGGATTGATCGCACACCATGGGCAACAGGTTTCGCCAAAGCCAGCCAGAGTCGATGAGACTTCCAGAGCAAAGCAAGCGATGCCACAACGCTGTAAACCTCTTTATCGTCCTTCAACACACTGGAACTCTTGAAAAATGAAATCGACAGGTGGCTGAAAAACACGCAAGATGTGGCGAGTCGTTATTGCAGCAATAGTTGGACAACAAGGATTGAGGTGATCACAAAAAAAAATCCCACCTCTGCCACGTCTGTCAAGAATACAGGGGCGATGACACACCCTCATGATTGCACTTGAGACTCGTAGAATACAACTCAGGTCAAGCTATCTTTCAGATGGCGTCCAGAGTACTACCCGCTGACCTCCCCAAAATTTCCACCAAGCAACGAGAATGGCATAATTCGCCATCACAAAATACATAGGAATTTTTAGAAGCCGGGAAGAAGACCCCCCTTTCTGCCACCCGTACCCGGCGGCCCCGTAAAATGCAATCTGGCATAACATGAAGAACACATAATACGGCGCACGTGTAACAAGTAGCAGGTTAGAGAAAAAAGCCGCAAGAAGAAACAGCGGAACGCACCAGCGCAATAACTTATGGCAGAAGTATTGATAGGCAAACAGTCCGTACCTGAAGGGGTTCAAGAACTCGGTATGGCGAAAAAAAACTGTAATCCCCCTGAGTACAGTTCGCACCTTTCGCTCAAACTCACGTTTTTCATCAGCGATATCTTTATAATATCCAATCACTTCTGGATCACTGATCCCCCGATAACCTAATCGGACACTGGTGAGCAGAGTTCGAAAATCACTTTGCACATCCCCTACAAAATCCTGACAAACTTCACGCCGGGCAGCAAAAAAGGATCCACTTAAGCCAACCAAGGTATTTACCCGAGACTCCAGCCGACGCAACCACATCTCATAGCGCACATACGCCCCTTCGCCGCTCGGCTTACCATCGGCTCCAATCAACCTATCTTCACTGCTGACACTGCCTACGGATGGATCCGCAAAGTTTCGCACTACTTTATCCAACGCATCCGGATCCATGCGAGTCGCCACATCAGAAAAAACCAATATATCTCCACTGGCAGATCTCACAGCCTCTTTCTGTGCATTCTCTTTGCCTTGT is from Desulfobulbaceae bacterium and encodes:
- a CDS encoding glycosyltransferase family 2 protein, whose amino-acid sequence is MLDFVFVLSIAGVGYAYFGYPFSLYIIQLFHFKAVHRELIQPKVTLIITAFNEGKRIREKLENAEALTYPKERIQILVASDGSTDDTNNIVREFARSGIELLDITPRQGKENAQKEAVRSASGDILVFSDVATRMDPDALDKVVRNFADPSVGSVSSEDRLIGADGKPSGEGAYVRYEMWLRRLESRVNTLVGLSGSFFAARREVCQDFVGDVQSDFRTLLTSVRLGYRGISDPEVIGYYKDIADEKREFERKVRTVLRGITVFFRHTEFLNPFRYGLFAYQYFCHKLLRWCVPLFLLAAFFSNLLLVTRAPYYVFFMLCQIAFYGAAGYGWQKGGSSSRLLKIPMYFVMANYAILVAWWKFWGGQRVVLWTPSER
- a CDS encoding nucleotidyltransferase domain-containing protein: MPVPLEHNRAYHLQRQDNRKKKTEQKRQRILTSFDIVADITQQFGAKQVFIFGSVLQQKKFNERSDLDILVIGMPLSGWLPALLAIEKILTLYDVTVDLKRAEELPDELVGLIAHHGQQVSPKPARVDETSRAKQAMPQRCKPLYRPSTHWNS